A stretch of Malus sylvestris chromosome 11, drMalSylv7.2, whole genome shotgun sequence DNA encodes these proteins:
- the LOC126590926 gene encoding aquaporin TIP1-2-like, producing the protein MAINRIALGSTAEFGQADALKAALAEFISVLIFVFAGEGSGMAFNKLTDGASTTPAGLVAAALAHAFALFVAVSIAANISGGHVNPAVTFGAFIGGHITFVRTILYWIAQLIGAVIACLLLKLATGGLETSAFSLSSGVGVWNAVVLEIVITFGLVYTVYATAVDPKKGSIGTIAPIAIGFIVGANILVAGAFDGASMNPAVSFGPAVVSWTWDNHWVYWLGPFIGAAIAAVVYELIFIAPDTHEQLPTTDY; encoded by the exons ATGGCGATCAACAGAATTGCACTGGGAAGCACAGCTGAGTTTGGTCAGGCTGATGCTCTGAAAGCGGCTCTTGCTGAGTTCATCTCAGTCCTCATCTTTGTTTTTGCTGGTGAAGGCTCTGGCATGGCCTTCA ACAAGCTCACTGACGGTGCATCAACCACACCGGCCGGCCTTGTAGCTGCTGCCCTAGCGCACGCCTTCGCCCTTTTTGTCGCTGTTTCAATCGCCGCAAACATCTCCGGCGGGCATGTTAACCCTGCCGTCACATTCGGTGCCTTCATTGGTGGCCACATCACTTTCGTCAGGACTATCTTGTACTGGATCGCCCAGTTGATTGGAGCCGTCATTGCTTGCTTGCTCCTCAAGCTTGCTACCGGGGGATTG GAAACATCTGCTTTCTCCCTATCGTCCGGCGTCGGAGTATGGAACGCTGTGGTCCTCGAAATTGTGATCACCTTCGGCTTGGTTTACACCGTGTACGCAACCGCCGTGGACCCCAAGAAGGGCAGCATCGGCACCATTGCACCCATTGCCATTGGTTTCATTGTTGGTGCCAACATCTTGGTTGCCGGTGCCTTTGACGGTGCATCCATGAACCCCGCAGTTTCCTTCGGCCCAGCTGTCGTCAGCTGGACATGGGACAACCACTGGGTCTACTGGCTAGGACCATTCATCGGCGCTGCCATTGCAGCCGTCGTCTACGAGCTCATCTTCATCGCCCCAGACACCCACGAGCAGCTCCCCACCACAGACTACTAA